The Pedobacter mucosus genome window below encodes:
- a CDS encoding ACP phosphodiesterase has product MNFLSHYYFDKFNADANLVMGIVLPDLIKNASKQANLYPQKNENLFTSNTDHEGLLHGWKKHLAVDVLFHSSDFFLEKTAILKQLIIPTVVETPIRPSFLAHIGLELLLDHLLVEHRLINVNGFYTSLSEVKRESLKEFLILCKFNDTAIFFKFLESFISSKYLLSYQKIENISYALNRICMRLWPISLTDLQLHELTKQLLIFKQILEKDFIKIFEEIEEKLRML; this is encoded by the coding sequence ATGAACTTTTTATCTCACTATTACTTTGATAAATTTAATGCTGATGCCAACCTGGTAATGGGAATTGTTCTGCCTGATTTAATAAAAAATGCCTCTAAACAGGCAAATTTATATCCTCAAAAAAACGAAAATTTATTTACCAGCAATACCGATCATGAGGGTTTATTACATGGCTGGAAAAAACACTTGGCTGTTGATGTTTTGTTTCATTCATCAGATTTCTTTTTAGAAAAAACGGCAATTTTGAAACAGCTTATTATACCTACAGTTGTAGAAACGCCCATTCGACCTTCTTTTCTTGCGCATATTGGTTTAGAATTACTTTTGGATCATTTATTAGTTGAACATCGATTAATCAATGTTAATGGTTTCTACACGAGCTTAAGCGAGGTAAAAAGAGAATCTCTCAAAGAATTTTTAATATTATGCAAATTTAACGACACGGCTATTTTTTTTAAGTTTTTAGAAAGCTTCATTAGTAGTAAATACTTATTAAGCTACCAAAAAATAGAAAATATCAGCTATGCCTTAAATCGAATTTGCATGCGGTTATGGCCTATTTCGTTAACGGATTTACAGCTTCATGAACTCACCAAGCAACTTTTGATATTTAAGCAAATTCTTGAAAAAGACTTCATAAAAATCTTTGAGGAAATTGAAGAAAAGCTCAGAATGTTGTAA
- a CDS encoding RagB/SusD family nutrient uptake outer membrane protein has product MKKILQKGLVALSIIVLSTGCEKEYLETTPTDQVATADAFATTKNAWAAVNGIHRIMFSQIFGTQAQGGQSGNMLYMDIMGDDMVMNTTSSSWLRSEYQWISHRNPSSAILQYNYSFYYVIIGNANMIIANIDNATGPVADKNAIKGQALTYRAWAYFQMVQLFGNRFVAGSPNNGLGVPLVIAPTTERVARNTVAEVYSRINTDLDEALSLLPAYNRGADKSQLNINITRGIKARVALTQQNWADAARFAREARTGFALMSNLQYRAGFNDYSNGEWMWSSRITSDQTNYFYSYFAYMSSNYSSTVIRTSPKSIYSLLYNNISATDVRKGLWDPTGRNTAFPIPASGSRYAYMSNKYRVADVNLSIGDVPYMRAAEMYLIEAEALARSGDFTAAANALLPMAVNRDPSYVLSTKTGDALIDEIMIQRRVELWGEGFRFYDLKRLNSALNRTGGNHSGTISNGVLTVPAGDIRWQFLLPQEEINIGNGIVIQNPQ; this is encoded by the coding sequence ATGAAAAAAATATTACAAAAAGGGCTTGTAGCGCTTTCAATAATTGTGCTATCAACAGGTTGTGAAAAGGAATATCTAGAAACCACTCCAACCGATCAGGTAGCGACTGCAGATGCATTTGCCACTACAAAAAATGCTTGGGCTGCAGTAAATGGTATTCATAGAATTATGTTTTCACAAATTTTCGGCACACAGGCGCAAGGTGGTCAAAGTGGAAATATGCTATATATGGATATAATGGGAGATGATATGGTTATGAATACCACGTCAAGCTCATGGCTTCGAAGTGAATATCAATGGATCTCACATAGAAATCCTTCTAGCGCTATTTTACAATATAATTATTCCTTCTATTATGTAATTATTGGCAATGCAAATATGATCATTGCCAACATTGATAATGCTACGGGCCCTGTGGCTGACAAAAATGCAATTAAGGGACAAGCTTTAACCTACAGAGCTTGGGCTTATTTTCAAATGGTTCAATTATTTGGTAACCGATTTGTTGCTGGTTCGCCAAACAATGGATTAGGTGTGCCTTTAGTTATTGCTCCAACAACTGAGCGGGTAGCCAGAAACACCGTTGCCGAAGTATATAGTAGAATTAATACCGATTTAGATGAGGCATTAAGCTTATTGCCTGCATATAACAGAGGTGCTGATAAATCGCAGTTAAACATTAATATAACAAGAGGTATTAAAGCAAGAGTGGCTTTAACGCAACAGAATTGGGCTGATGCTGCACGTTTTGCAAGAGAGGCACGCACTGGATTTGCACTGATGAGTAATTTACAATATCGAGCGGGTTTTAATGATTACAGCAATGGAGAATGGATGTGGTCTTCAAGAATTACTTCAGATCAAACCAATTATTTTTACTCTTATTTCGCTTACATGTCGTCAAATTATAGTTCAACAGTAATCAGAACTAGTCCGAAATCAATTTACTCGCTACTATACAATAATATTAGTGCAACTGATGTAAGAAAAGGGTTATGGGATCCAACCGGTAGAAATACAGCTTTTCCAATTCCAGCATCTGGATCCAGATATGCATACATGAGTAATAAATATAGAGTTGCAGATGTAAATTTGAGTATAGGTGATGTTCCTTATATGCGAGCTGCCGAAATGTATTTAATTGAGGCTGAGGCATTGGCAAGAAGTGGCGACTTTACAGCGGCAGCAAATGCATTGCTTCCAATGGCGGTAAATCGTGACCCAAGTTATGTTTTATCAACCAAAACAGGCGATGCGCTAATTGACGAAATTATGATTCAAAGACGCGTGGAGTTATGGGGTGAAGGGTTTCGTTTTTATGACTTAAAGCGTTTAAATAGCGCTTTGAATAGAACTGGTGGAAACCATAGTGGAACAATTAGCAATGGCGTATTAACTGTTCCGGCAGGAGATATAAGATGGCAATTTCTTTTACCGCAAGAAGAAATTAATATTGGTAATGGCATCGTAATTCAAAATCCACAGTAG
- a CDS encoding GxxExxY protein, giving the protein MQEDEIAKIIVNAAFQVHVELGPGLLESAYEACLVYELQQAGLQIMAQVDLPVIYKEAKLNCSYRIDILVENKVIIEVKSVSILKEVHLAQTITYLKLSNCKLGLLINFNEAKIKDGIRRVINGYL; this is encoded by the coding sequence ATGCAGGAAGATGAAATTGCTAAAATTATTGTAAACGCTGCTTTCCAAGTTCATGTAGAACTTGGACCAGGTTTATTAGAGTCTGCTTACGAGGCTTGTTTGGTTTATGAATTACAACAAGCTGGTTTGCAAATAATGGCTCAAGTAGATTTACCTGTTATATACAAAGAAGCAAAATTAAATTGTAGTTATAGGATTGATATTTTAGTTGAGAATAAAGTTATCATAGAAGTTAAGTCGGTAAGTATTTTGAAAGAAGTACATCTTGCCCAAACCATAACTTACTTAAAGCTCTCAAATTGTAAACTTGGCCTTCTAATTAATTTTAATGAAGCAAAAATTAAAGATGGAATAAGAAGAGTGATAAATGGATATTTATAG
- a CDS encoding SusC/RagA family TonB-linked outer membrane protein has product MKRFLRCLFFFLLIASTTMAQERIITGTVSSKPDGLPVPNASIRVKGTTISSFSDAAGKFSIKVTSLPAVIVVSYIGYVNQEINISSQSKVDVTLAEDANQLNEVLVVSYGTTNKKVFTGSVTQIDASDFAQRPITNALSSVVGSGPGISTTIAGGAPGASPGIRIRGFGSINASSSALIVLDGAVFDGTIANINPDDIETISLLKDAATTALYGSRASNGVVQITTKKGRIGKPTLNFKATTGWISRGLEEYDRVDANQYYPLMWEGLRNSLTYGSAAVPLAVANGIASGTISSYNGINYSGINTLLGYNPFNVPGNQIVGLDGQLNPNAQLLYPDDLDWADQAAKGGKQRQNYNMTYSGASESTDYFGSFGYTNEEGYLIKSSLKRYNARLNVNTQPVKWFKTGINLAGSYTNSQFDNADGGSSFINPFYISRYIAPIYPVNLHDPAGNLILDENGQPRYDFGDGRPFSQGRHTIFENLQDSQNDIRAGINSRAYATLNLYKGLKFTTNISFDLQDTHRRQYDNPILGDGAPAGRSYHYLYRTISSTFNQLLEYTKDFGKHHLDLLAAHENYAYRYNTLSGAKTGQIVDGIVELPNFSTITTASSYEDNATVESYFSRLNYNYDQKYLLSASFRRDGNSKFAPSVRWDNFWSVGGGWNISEESFFKVGWVDQLKLRSSYGVLGNAEGLGNFPYQALYQLGRNNAAQPGFTQESLPNNELTWESAKNFDVGIDFSLLKGRINGSFEYFNRVTDGLIFDVPIALSSGGTAGTNNFTIPTNIGSLYNRGLELNINAHAVKGTNFNYRVGLNLTTINNQITKMPEQSPIIIDGTKAYSVGHSVYDFYLRDYYGVDPQTGDALYKTNTITANSRIVGQDTLTTMQGEANLRYTGNSAIPDLAGSMNHTLSYKNFTLSFQFTFQIGGKVYDGAYASLMHSGNYGTALSTDILDRWQTPGQITNTPRMDVGQVANYGAANSSRWLTDASYLQLNAASLSYSIPREWLAKVNAKNASLFVSGENLALLSSRKGMNVSGSFAGTTNNSYNYNRIVSVGLNVTF; this is encoded by the coding sequence ATGAAGAGATTTTTAAGATGCTTATTCTTTTTTTTGCTTATTGCTTCAACAACAATGGCACAGGAAAGAATTATTACTGGTACAGTTTCCTCAAAACCAGACGGATTGCCGGTTCCTAATGCAAGTATTAGAGTCAAAGGGACAACAATTTCAAGTTTTAGTGATGCAGCAGGAAAATTTTCTATTAAAGTAACTTCGCTTCCAGCTGTAATTGTTGTAAGTTACATTGGCTATGTTAATCAAGAGATAAACATTTCTAGTCAATCGAAAGTAGATGTAACCTTAGCCGAAGATGCAAATCAACTTAATGAAGTATTAGTAGTGTCGTACGGTACTACCAATAAAAAAGTATTTACAGGATCTGTTACACAAATTGATGCAAGTGATTTTGCACAAAGACCAATAACTAATGCGCTGAGTTCTGTGGTAGGTTCTGGTCCAGGTATTTCTACCACAATTGCAGGTGGTGCTCCAGGTGCAAGTCCAGGCATCCGAATTCGGGGTTTTGGTTCAATCAATGCTAGCTCAAGTGCATTAATTGTACTTGATGGTGCGGTGTTTGATGGCACAATTGCTAATATTAATCCTGATGATATCGAAACGATCTCACTATTAAAAGACGCCGCAACTACAGCGCTTTATGGATCAAGAGCTAGTAATGGTGTGGTTCAAATCACTACGAAAAAAGGTAGAATAGGTAAACCAACATTAAATTTTAAAGCAACTACAGGATGGATTAGCAGAGGGCTTGAAGAATATGATCGGGTAGACGCCAATCAATATTATCCTTTAATGTGGGAAGGATTGCGTAATAGCTTAACTTATGGATCTGCAGCTGTTCCTTTAGCAGTAGCAAATGGAATTGCATCTGGAACAATTTCAAGTTATAATGGAATTAATTATTCTGGAATTAATACGTTATTAGGTTATAATCCATTTAACGTGCCTGGAAACCAAATTGTAGGCTTGGATGGACAACTAAACCCAAATGCGCAATTACTTTATCCAGATGATCTTGACTGGGCTGATCAGGCTGCAAAAGGTGGAAAGCAGAGACAAAATTATAATATGACTTATTCAGGTGCTAGTGAAAGCACTGACTATTTTGGTTCATTTGGTTACACTAATGAAGAAGGTTATTTAATAAAATCATCTTTAAAAAGGTATAATGCTAGATTGAATGTAAATACCCAGCCGGTTAAGTGGTTTAAAACAGGTATCAATTTAGCTGGAAGTTATACAAATTCACAGTTTGATAATGCTGATGGTGGATCATCTTTTATAAATCCATTTTATATTTCAAGGTACATTGCGCCAATCTATCCTGTTAATTTACATGATCCTGCTGGTAATTTAATACTCGATGAAAACGGACAACCTCGATATGATTTTGGGGATGGTCGTCCATTTTCGCAAGGAAGACATACGATTTTTGAAAATCTTCAGGATTCTCAAAATGACATTCGTGCAGGAATAAATAGTAGGGCATATGCTACCCTAAATCTTTACAAAGGATTAAAATTTACGACTAATATTTCCTTTGATTTGCAAGATACTCATCGTCGCCAGTATGATAACCCGATTTTAGGAGATGGTGCTCCAGCAGGGCGCTCTTATCACTATTTATACCGCACGATCAGTTCTACATTTAACCAATTACTAGAATATACCAAGGATTTCGGTAAACACCATTTGGATTTATTAGCTGCTCATGAAAACTATGCATATCGGTATAATACGCTTTCGGGAGCTAAAACGGGACAAATTGTAGATGGTATTGTCGAATTACCAAATTTTTCAACCATTACAACAGCCAGTTCTTATGAAGATAATGCCACTGTTGAAAGTTATTTTTCAAGATTGAATTATAATTATGATCAAAAATATCTATTAAGTGCAAGTTTTAGAAGAGATGGAAATTCAAAATTTGCACCAAGCGTAAGATGGGATAATTTTTGGTCAGTTGGCGGTGGTTGGAATATTAGTGAGGAATCATTTTTCAAAGTGGGATGGGTAGATCAATTGAAATTAAGAAGTTCATATGGTGTACTGGGAAATGCAGAAGGCCTTGGTAATTTCCCATATCAGGCGCTTTATCAATTAGGTAGAAACAATGCAGCACAACCTGGTTTTACACAAGAATCTCTTCCAAATAACGAATTAACCTGGGAAAGTGCTAAAAACTTCGATGTTGGTATTGATTTTAGTTTACTTAAAGGGCGTATTAATGGTAGTTTTGAATATTTTAATAGGGTAACAGATGGGTTGATTTTTGATGTGCCAATCGCTCTTTCAAGTGGTGGAACTGCAGGTACAAATAATTTCACTATTCCAACAAATATAGGTTCATTGTACAACAGAGGTCTTGAATTAAATATAAATGCACATGCGGTTAAAGGAACAAATTTTAATTATCGCGTTGGCTTAAACCTAACTACCATCAATAATCAAATTACTAAAATGCCTGAGCAAAGTCCAATCATTATTGATGGTACCAAGGCTTATAGTGTTGGGCATTCTGTTTATGATTTTTATTTGAGGGATTACTACGGTGTTGATCCACAAACAGGAGATGCTTTGTATAAAACCAATACGATAACTGCAAATTCCAGAATTGTTGGTCAAGATACCCTTACCACCATGCAGGGTGAGGCTAACCTTCGTTACACAGGAAACTCTGCTATTCCAGATTTAGCGGGGTCGATGAACCATACCTTAAGTTATAAAAATTTCACTTTAAGCTTTCAGTTTACTTTTCAAATCGGTGGGAAAGTTTACGATGGAGCATACGCTTCATTAATGCACAGCGGGAATTATGGTACTGCGCTTTCTACAGATATTCTTGATCGCTGGCAAACACCTGGCCAAATTACAAACACGCCAAGAATGGATGTTGGTCAAGTAGCAAATTACGGTGCTGCAAACTCATCACGATGGTTAACAGATGCAAGTTATTTGCAATTGAATGCAGCGAGTTTATCCTATAGCATTCCGCGTGAATGGCTTGCTAAAGTAAATGCAAAAAATGCCAGCCTGTTTGTAAGTGGCGAAAATCTTGCCTTGTTGAGTTCAAGAAAAGGAATGAATGTATCTGGTTCATTTGCAGGAACGACAAATAACTCGTACAACTACAACAGGATAGTTTCGGTTGGATTAAATGTAACATTCTAA
- a CDS encoding histone H1, whose translation MKKFEEVKSLVAALEADADKFYNKGNSAAGTRIRKGMQDLKNLAQAIRLEVQETKNQA comes from the coding sequence ATGAAAAAATTTGAAGAAGTAAAAAGTTTGGTAGCAGCTTTAGAAGCTGATGCAGACAAATTTTATAATAAAGGTAACAGCGCTGCTGGCACCCGTATCCGTAAGGGTATGCAAGATTTAAAAAACTTAGCTCAAGCCATTCGTCTAGAAGTTCAGGAAACCAAAAACCAGGCTTAG
- the dapA gene encoding 4-hydroxy-tetrahydrodipicolinate synthase, whose translation MNKFQGTGVALVTPFNTDGSVDYNGLKSLINHLVDGGIDYLVSLGTTGETATMTKDEKKKVWAYTAEINNNRLPLVAGIGGNNTLAVADDIKSFDTTGYSSILSVSPYYNKPTQEGIYQHYKYLAEISPLDLILYNVPGRTASNMSAETICRLANDFDNIIGIKDACGNFDQFNQVVRDKPADFLLISGDDPITLPMIALGASGIISVVGNALPKQFSDMVKLCLAGNFKAALPAHLSLLEITHLAFAEGNPAGIKAALKHLNVCGDTVRLPLVKASSTLEEHIIEEIEKITQLA comes from the coding sequence ATGAACAAATTTCAGGGTACTGGTGTGGCTTTAGTTACGCCTTTTAACACAGATGGATCAGTTGATTATAATGGCTTAAAAAGCTTGATTAATCATTTGGTAGATGGAGGGATAGATTATCTCGTTTCTTTAGGTACAACAGGCGAAACGGCCACTATGACTAAAGACGAGAAGAAGAAGGTGTGGGCTTATACTGCTGAAATTAATAACAATCGTTTGCCATTAGTTGCTGGTATTGGTGGCAACAATACCCTTGCAGTTGCTGATGACATAAAGTCATTTGATACAACTGGTTATAGTTCAATTTTATCGGTGAGTCCTTATTATAATAAGCCTACTCAAGAAGGGATTTATCAGCATTATAAATATTTAGCTGAAATTTCTCCCCTTGATTTAATTTTATATAATGTTCCTGGTCGTACGGCGAGCAATATGAGCGCAGAAACCATTTGTAGGTTGGCTAACGATTTTGATAATATTATTGGCATTAAAGATGCTTGCGGAAACTTCGACCAGTTTAATCAAGTTGTAAGAGATAAACCAGCAGATTTTCTGCTAATATCTGGCGATGATCCCATCACCTTACCAATGATTGCTTTAGGCGCATCGGGAATTATTTCTGTAGTGGGAAATGCATTACCAAAACAATTTTCAGACATGGTGAAACTTTGCCTTGCTGGAAATTTTAAAGCAGCTTTACCGGCACATTTAAGTTTGCTTGAAATTACGCATTTGGCATTTGCTGAAGGAAATCCGGCAGGAATAAAAGCAGCACTAAAGCATTTAAATGTTTGTGGCGATACCGTTAGATTGCCTTTGGTTAAAGCTAGTTCGACTTTGGAAGAGCATATTATCGAAGAGATTGAAAAAATAACTCAGCTGGCTTAG
- a CDS encoding patatin-like phospholipase family protein has product MPNPKTYRILSLDGGGSWALIQVKCLRKLFAETFNKPDPTGHEVLAEFDLVAANSGGSLVAAAMAENLRLSEIEKIFDDEKLRSRVFSRLNFFEKSLLSSAARIFKIGAKYATKRKHKALKEILPGIAAIDLMNIPNHIQVVGKTKTHLLIIGYDYYRNRAEMFRTDCDSLAATSSIERKVKNLPPIIQSPSDCLVSLVDAIHASSTAPVNYFNEPATFMVNNKLKYYWDGGVTGNNNPVLAAVTEAICNREQYKIENIQVLSIGTGTVSQLQSDEEIPVKYAELKAKHEEPGLIKDIQKMGTSILNDPPDTAAFIAYMILHPSMPAKPIDFIRMNPVLRPILINDIKGKYWDLPNEITKDDYVALNAMDMDAVEDKEVSLIKKLCDNWLANTGVPNQAIRSDSSLNCLLGHADFNTAKTDFKNWFSPAK; this is encoded by the coding sequence ATGCCTAACCCTAAAACTTACAGGATTTTATCTCTAGATGGAGGCGGATCTTGGGCACTTATTCAAGTGAAATGCTTGCGTAAACTCTTTGCCGAAACCTTTAATAAGCCAGATCCAACAGGGCATGAAGTACTGGCAGAATTCGATTTAGTTGCAGCAAATAGTGGGGGAAGTTTGGTTGCTGCGGCAATGGCAGAGAACTTACGGTTGTCTGAAATAGAAAAAATTTTTGACGATGAAAAGTTAAGGAGCAGGGTATTTTCCAGACTTAATTTTTTTGAAAAAAGCTTACTTTCCAGTGCAGCTCGAATTTTCAAAATTGGTGCTAAGTATGCTACAAAACGAAAACATAAAGCATTAAAAGAAATTTTACCAGGCATTGCCGCGATAGATTTAATGAATATACCTAACCATATTCAAGTTGTTGGCAAAACAAAAACACATTTGCTCATCATTGGATATGATTATTATCGAAATCGAGCGGAGATGTTTAGAACCGATTGCGACAGTTTAGCAGCAACATCTTCCATAGAAAGAAAGGTTAAAAATCTTCCCCCAATTATACAGTCGCCTTCAGATTGTTTGGTTTCCCTTGTCGATGCTATTCATGCATCGAGCACGGCGCCTGTAAATTATTTTAATGAGCCAGCCACTTTTATGGTTAATAATAAGTTAAAATACTATTGGGATGGTGGCGTTACTGGAAACAACAACCCCGTTTTGGCTGCGGTTACCGAGGCAATTTGTAATAGAGAACAGTATAAAATTGAAAATATTCAAGTGCTTTCCATTGGCACAGGAACGGTTTCGCAGTTACAGTCAGATGAAGAAATACCAGTTAAATATGCAGAGTTAAAAGCCAAACATGAGGAGCCAGGGTTGATAAAGGATATTCAAAAAATGGGAACAAGTATCTTAAATGATCCACCAGATACTGCTGCATTTATTGCTTATATGATACTTCATCCATCTATGCCAGCAAAGCCGATTGATTTTATAAGAATGAATCCAGTTTTAAGGCCAATTCTTATAAATGATATTAAGGGAAAATATTGGGATTTGCCAAACGAGATAACTAAAGATGATTACGTTGCCCTTAATGCTATGGATATGGATGCTGTTGAGGATAAGGAGGTGAGCCTAATTAAGAAATTATGCGATAATTGGTTGGCAAACACAGGCGTTCCAAATCAGGCCATTCGAAGTGATTCGAGTCTAAATTGTTTGCTTGGTCATGCTGATTTCAATACAGCAAAAACTGATTTTAAAAACTGGTTTTCTCCTGCGAAGTAA
- the ligA gene encoding NAD-dependent DNA ligase LigA gives MSLSAVKKEMDQLVDELNQHNYNYYVLAMPTINDFDFDARLKHLAELEKANPDFANPNSPTQRVGGDITKNFITVNHKYPMLSLGNTYNEQDLRDFDERIRKAIGDNFEYVCELKFDGLSISLTYQDGKLLRAVTRGDGTKGDDVTNNVKTIHTFPHQLKNNSAPEHFEIRGEIFMHKAAFLKLNAAREELGEIAYANPRNFASGTIKMQDSREVAKRPLDGFIYFLYTDKNEFKNHWDSLNAVKDWGFHVCEHNRLVNNIDDVLAFIHHWENERFKLSYDIDGIVIKVNSYAQQQELGFTAKSPRWAISYKYKAAEVETVLQKVTYQVGRTGAVTPVANLKPVLLAGTTVKRATLHNANEILRLDLHEGDMVFVEKGGEIIPKIIKVNLEKRLPDAVKVHYLNNCPECGTELIRKEGEAAYYCLNDEGCPPQIVGKIQHFISRKAMNIDGLGDETIETFFKRGLVNHISDLYTLYQKSDQLKTIDRFGERSIENMLGGIEKSKEMPFEKVLFGLGIRYVGETVAKKLAIGVKNIHNLAKATVEELVAIDEIGIRIAESIVEYFAKPEHIKQIELLESAGLQFEIEEKVITLDSDKLIGKTFVISGVFENFNREELKDLIEANGGKILGSISGKLNFLVAGDNMGPSKLEKATKLNVPMISDAELLAMISL, from the coding sequence ATGTCGCTATCTGCAGTAAAAAAAGAAATGGATCAATTGGTTGATGAGCTTAACCAGCATAATTACAATTATTATGTTTTGGCAATGCCGACCATTAACGACTTTGATTTTGATGCAAGGCTTAAGCATTTAGCAGAACTTGAAAAAGCGAATCCAGATTTTGCTAATCCTAACTCACCGACGCAACGTGTAGGTGGCGATATCACTAAGAATTTTATCACAGTGAATCATAAATATCCAATGTTATCATTGGGTAATACCTATAATGAGCAGGATTTAAGGGATTTTGATGAAAGGATTCGTAAAGCAATCGGCGACAACTTCGAATACGTTTGTGAGCTAAAATTTGATGGATTATCCATTAGTTTAACTTATCAGGATGGTAAATTATTAAGAGCTGTTACGCGTGGCGACGGTACTAAAGGTGATGACGTAACCAATAATGTAAAAACTATTCACACCTTTCCACATCAACTAAAAAATAATTCGGCTCCAGAACATTTCGAAATTCGCGGGGAAATTTTTATGCATAAAGCTGCTTTTTTAAAACTGAATGCTGCCCGCGAAGAATTAGGCGAGATTGCTTATGCAAATCCAAGAAATTTTGCTTCGGGAACCATAAAAATGCAAGATAGTCGAGAAGTTGCGAAGCGACCTTTAGATGGTTTCATCTATTTTCTTTATACAGATAAAAATGAATTTAAAAATCATTGGGATAGTTTAAACGCAGTAAAAGATTGGGGTTTTCATGTTTGTGAACACAACCGTTTAGTAAATAATATTGATGATGTTTTAGCCTTCATTCACCATTGGGAAAATGAGCGTTTTAAATTGAGTTATGATATTGATGGAATCGTAATTAAGGTAAATAGTTATGCGCAGCAACAGGAATTAGGTTTTACAGCAAAATCTCCTCGCTGGGCAATTTCTTATAAATACAAAGCTGCCGAAGTAGAAACCGTTTTACAAAAGGTTACTTACCAAGTTGGCAGAACGGGCGCTGTAACACCTGTAGCCAACTTGAAGCCTGTTTTGCTGGCTGGCACAACGGTTAAACGAGCCACGTTACACAATGCAAATGAAATTTTGCGCCTGGATTTACATGAAGGCGACATGGTATTTGTAGAGAAAGGCGGAGAGATAATTCCAAAAATTATTAAGGTAAATTTAGAAAAACGTTTACCCGATGCAGTTAAAGTTCACTATTTAAATAATTGTCCGGAATGTGGAACGGAGCTTATCAGGAAAGAAGGAGAAGCGGCATATTATTGTTTAAATGATGAAGGTTGCCCGCCGCAAATCGTTGGTAAAATTCAGCATTTCATTTCTCGCAAAGCGATGAATATTGATGGACTTGGTGATGAAACTATAGAAACTTTTTTCAAACGAGGATTAGTTAATCACATCAGCGATTTATATACACTTTATCAAAAATCAGATCAACTGAAAACTATTGATCGTTTTGGAGAAAGATCTATTGAAAATATGCTTGGAGGCATCGAAAAATCAAAAGAAATGCCTTTTGAAAAAGTCCTGTTTGGACTTGGAATTCGATATGTTGGCGAAACAGTTGCCAAGAAATTAGCCATTGGGGTAAAAAATATTCACAATCTAGCTAAAGCAACTGTAGAAGAATTGGTTGCAATTGATGAAATCGGTATCCGCATAGCGGAAAGTATTGTTGAATATTTCGCAAAGCCGGAGCATATTAAGCAGATAGAATTATTAGAATCTGCAGGATTGCAGTTTGAAATTGAAGAAAAGGTAATAACGCTTGATAGTGATAAACTAATTGGAAAAACATTCGTAATTTCGGGAGTTTTTGAAAACTTTAATCGCGAAGAATTAAAGGATTTAATTGAAGCAAACGGAGGAAAAATTTTAGGTAGTATTTCTGGTAAGCTAAATTTTTTAGTTGCTGGAGATAACATGGGACCTTCAAAATTAGAAAAAGCAACGAAACTGAATGTTCCTATGATAAGTGATGCGGAGCTTTTAGCAATGATAAGTTTATAA